One Polyangia bacterium genomic window carries:
- a CDS encoding HupE/UreJ family protein: protein MAAAIVMAFAPHAAAHAPTFAVYSKYEATVSGRRIAFVFALDRPSVLQLIQRDVTHAPVDVATVSQHRAFFSQFLFARFSVSNDGAPCAHPPELGRFFWDEPTKRVVAVTSFVCPGVLNQLTIRSTVTHDMPTAHELVGDLLYDGAQARSTFANDDVEAHLSLPALAAAGGDSAVAPRRRGKFSFVGVPDRERRYDDLARAELGGDALMAPHVSAGRLESVLYFIGQGILHIFTGYDHVLFIVTLMLVVASWRRLAVIVTSFTLAHSLTLAVGALGWVVLPSRIIEPAIALTVLAVAADALARPRGSARAWVTFGFGLIHGFGLSSALRTIGLSGGALLRALFGFNIGVELGQLLIVLPLFPLVLRLRAHEALYARVRRAVCVVVAAVAMVWFIVRVAGRGASG, encoded by the coding sequence TTGGCCGCAGCGATCGTGATGGCGTTTGCGCCGCATGCAGCGGCGCACGCGCCTACCTTCGCCGTCTACAGCAAGTACGAGGCGACGGTCAGCGGGCGGCGGATCGCCTTCGTCTTCGCCCTGGATCGCCCGTCGGTTTTGCAGCTTATCCAGCGCGACGTCACGCACGCGCCTGTCGACGTGGCCACCGTAAGCCAGCACCGGGCATTCTTCTCGCAGTTCTTGTTTGCGCGCTTCAGCGTCAGCAACGACGGCGCTCCGTGCGCGCACCCACCCGAACTGGGCCGTTTCTTCTGGGACGAACCTACCAAGCGCGTGGTGGCGGTGACCAGCTTTGTCTGTCCTGGCGTTCTGAACCAGCTCACCATTCGATCAACGGTCACCCACGACATGCCCACCGCGCACGAGCTGGTGGGCGATCTCCTCTACGACGGCGCGCAGGCTCGCAGCACGTTCGCCAACGACGACGTTGAGGCGCATCTCTCGCTGCCGGCGTTGGCCGCTGCGGGCGGCGATTCGGCGGTGGCGCCGCGCCGGCGCGGCAAGTTCTCCTTCGTGGGCGTGCCGGATCGCGAACGCCGCTACGATGATCTGGCGCGCGCCGAGCTGGGAGGCGACGCGCTGATGGCGCCCCACGTGTCCGCCGGTCGGCTGGAATCGGTGCTGTACTTCATCGGCCAGGGCATCCTGCACATCTTCACCGGCTACGACCACGTCCTGTTCATCGTCACGCTGATGCTGGTGGTGGCGTCGTGGCGGCGGCTGGCCGTCATCGTCACGTCGTTCACGCTGGCCCATAGCCTGACGCTGGCCGTGGGCGCTCTCGGCTGGGTGGTGCTGCCGTCGCGAATCATCGAGCCGGCCATCGCGTTGACGGTGCTGGCGGTCGCCGCCGATGCGCTGGCCCGGCCGCGCGGCTCGGCGCGGGCGTGGGTGACGTTCGGGTTCGGGTTGATTCACGGCTTTGGTTTGAGCAGCGCGCTGCGCACCATCGGCCTTTCCGGCGGCGCGCTCTTGCGGGCGCTGTTCGGTTTCAACATCGGCGTCGAGCTGGGCCAGTTGCTGATCGTCCTTCCGCTATTCCCGCTGGTGCTGCGCCTGCGGGCGCACGAGGCGCTCTACGCCCGCGTGCGCCGCGCGGTTTGCGTCGTCGTCGCCGCCGTCGCGATGGTCTGGTTCATCGTGCGCGTCGCCGGGCGAGGGGCCTCCGGCTGA